A single region of the Silene latifolia isolate original U9 population chromosome 8, ASM4854445v1, whole genome shotgun sequence genome encodes:
- the LOC141597457 gene encoding uncharacterized protein LOC141597457, translating to MEGKIKIAGVWTGTVDVNLEEWSVKMLREHVARLCNSDDPFLFRLICSGRLLKDDDPPNSSLFDLGIPINAKILATKVSPDDHANLASQELRSNRLARLKAGVSALAERHADGSIPIEDYNIELEDQSGNKINMGTETDQKAIMMGLMLHTKGKDLITAQQFKDALEVLQMGEEAFSLCDPTLLHRVDNVPILQIDMVWCYFMLRDINCLSLAGERLAKAKLGIERAHGKDASRVRLLQTSRCPELALYLRLELLEGVAAFHSGHLDKSRQALTSAKAKYSKLQVSDEALSLLMSMGYKQHEAIRALKLNEQIVESAVNFLEEEKEKKEKKRADDLKRQMEIREQKKYGKTPLGKAVDMQKLDVLVSISFEKELAAEALRRHENDAMKALDDLTNPETKSKIQLDIESKKRKRQQGDMEARVSQLASMGFDRTRVSSALNAHGTTTQALEELLAQVGQDVSENMRDAFDPAVATSSGVDAVATSSGIDAGSGGESSGGNDSPSTSSNGRDVEIEEELANALSREDAFSDYDIDITKEAEALNEYLALLDSALDVGNPTSH from the exons atggAGGGTAAAATAAAGATAGCGGGAGTATGGACAGGGACGGTTGATGTTAATTTGGAAGAATGGAGTGTTAAGATGTTGAGGGAACATGTTGCCCGCCTCTGTAACTCCGATGATCCTTTTTTATTTCGTCTTATTTGCTCCGGTCGTCTTCTTAAAGACGACGACCCTCCTAATTCCTCCCTCTTTGATTTGGGTATTCCTATTAATGCCAAGATTTTAGCTACTAAAGTTTCTCCTGATGATCATGCTAATTTGGCATCCCAAGAACTCCGCTCCAATAGACTCGCCCGTCTCAA AGCTGGTGTCTCTGCTCTTGCTGAGAGACACGCAGATGGGTCAATCCCAATAGAGGACTACAACATAGAACTGGAAGATCAGAGCGGCAACAAGATTAATATGGGTACGGAGACCGATCAGAAGGCCATTATGATGGGTCTCATGCTCCATACTAAAGGAAAGGACCTCATTACTGCTCAACAATTCAAAGATGCCCTTGAAGTCCTCCAAATGGGAGAGGAGGCCTTTTCTCTCTGCGATCCAACTCTTCTTCACCGTGTCGATAATGTCCCTATCCTTCAAATTGACATGGTCTGGTGCTATTTTATGCTTCGTGACATTAACTGCCTATCCCTTGCCGGTGAACGCCTTGCTAAAGCTAAATTAGGAATTGAGCGTGCTCATGGAAAGGACGCCTCTCGTGTTAGACTTCTTCAAACAAGTCGTTGCCCTGAGCTTGCTTT ATATCTGAGATTGGAACTCTTAGAAGGTGTCGCAGCTTTTCACTCTGGTCACTTGGATAAATCTAGACAAGCTTTGACGTCTGCCAAAGCCAAATACTCTAAG CTTCAAGTATCAGATGAGGCTTTGTCACTCTTAATGAGCATGGGTTACAAACAGCATGAAGCTATTAGGGCTTTGAAACTTAATGAACAGATTGTTGAAAGTGCTGTTAACTTCCTTGAGGAGgagaaagaaaagaaggaaaaaaagcgTGCAGATGATCTCAAACGTCAAATGGAAATTAG AGAACAAAAGAAGTATGGAAAGACTCCACTTGGCAAAGCTGTCGATATGCAAAAGCTAGATGTACTAGTGTCCATTAG CTTTGAGAAGGAGTTGGCTGCGGAGGCCCTAAGGAGACACGAAAATGACGCTATGAAGGCTTTGGATGATTTGACTAACCCTGAAACTAAATCTAAGATACAG CTTGATATCGAATCAAAGAAACGGAAGAGACAACAAGGAGATATGGAAGCGAGAGTGTCGCAACTAGCATCCATGGGGTTTGATAGAACAAGAG TGAGTTCAGCGCTGAATGCACATGGAACAACAACCCAGGCATTGGAAGAGCTTCTTGCACAGGTGGGGCAGGATGTTAGCGAAAATATGAGAGATGCATTTGATCCTGCTGTTGCAACTTCAAGTGGAGTAGATGCTGTTGCAACTTCAAGTGGGATAGATGCAGGAAGCGGGGGAGAAAGTAGTGGTGGGAATGACAGCCCATCGACAAGCTCTAATGGCAGAGATGTAGAAATTGAAGAGGAGCTTGCAAATGCGTTAAGTAGAGAAGATGCTTTCTCTGACTATGATATCGACATCACCAAAGAAGCTGAAGCTTTAAATGAGTATCTCGCTCTGCTTGATTCTGCCTTGGATGTCGGCAATCCTACTAGTCATTAA
- the LOC141597459 gene encoding peptidyl-prolyl cis-trans isomerase CYP28, chloroplastic produces MLSFHPAKLVVPHGLAYHHHHHHHHQYVSKPILCSASSSSHHHDHDHNSSSRRSLLLLLPTALSLPLPPYTSASDNNNNTTTPLDTTITDRVFLDLSICPTYFRAQAQSQDVPLCSDSEPLGRVVLGLYGKLVPTTVSIFKAMCIGSSSYKNTFIHKVLPGQFLVGGRQGRREKGEVVPPLGLPQNKETVDSRAFMLDHSRPGVVSLCLSENDDDDDIKLDPDYHNVEFLITTGPGPCPQLDGRNIVFGVVLEGMDVVRQIASIPTYKPGERIKLFNDLAEFLGDGRAENARNLWDRPLKSIYVSDCGQLQVAKPSLTPSLP; encoded by the exons ATGTTAAGCTTCCACCCTGCAAAACTTGTTGTTCCTCATGGACTAGcttaccatcatcatcatcaccatcaccacCAATATGTTAGTAAACCCATTCTCTGTTCAGCATCCTCTTCTTCTCATCATCATGATCATGATCACAATTCCAGCAGCCGCCGCTCCCTTCTCCTTCTCCTCCCTACAGCTCTTTCTCTACCTCTGCCTCCCTACACATCCGCCtcagataataataataatactactacTCCCTTAGACACTACTATCACTGACCGGGTATTCTTAGACTTGAGCATTTGCCCAACCTACTTCCGAGCCCAAGCTCAAAGTCAGGATGTTCCCTTATGCTCAGATTCAGAGCCATTGGGGCGTGTTGTCTTAGGCTTGTATGGAAAGCTAGTCCCCACAACAGTCTCCATTTTCAAGGCCATGTGTATTGGGTCTTCTTCTTATAAAAACACCTTCATTCATAAGGTATTGCCTGGCCAGTTTTTAGTGGGTGGTCGTCAAGGTAGGAGAGAAAAGGGTGAGGTGGTCCCACCATTGGGTTTGCCCCAGAATAAGGAGACGGTTGACTCCCGGGCTTTTATGTTGGACCATTCACGCCCCGGTGTTGTTTCTTTGTGTTTGTCCGagaatgatgatgacgatgatatCAAACTGGATCCAGATTACCATAATGTTGAGTTTTTAATAACCACGGGGCCTGGACCATGCCCTCAGCTTGATGGCCGAAACATTGTCTTCGGGGTTGTCCTTGAAG GAATGGATGTAGTGAGACAAATAGCTTCGATACCAACGTACAAGCCAGGAGAAAGGATCAAGCTTTTCAATGACTTGGCGGAATTCTTGGGAGATGGAAGAGCTGAAAATGCTCGAAACTTATGGGATCGCCCTCTCAAGAGCATCTATGTCAGCGATTGTGGACAGCTCCAAGTTGCCAAACCCTCTTTAACCCCTTCTCTCCcatga
- the LOC141595791 gene encoding uncharacterized protein LOC141595791, whose translation MATTTENGVLMHGEELELENGCGCFQRLWISNDDERRKLLSGRRKHKELWLVTQLTKLKHVSEVVAGPKWKNLIRKIGAYLTNKKKKKDFQYDSFNYTLNFDDGMHGHDEDGAALGFSSRFAPPANDKALASM comes from the coding sequence ATGGCTACAACCACCGAAAATGGGGTCCTGATGCATGGAGAAGAGTTGGAATTGGAAAACGGGTGCGGATGCTTTCAACGTTTGTGGATTAGCAATGATGATGAGCGGAGGAAGCTGTTGTCAGGAAGAAGAAAACACAAGGAGTTGTGGCTTGTGACACAGCTAACCAAGTTGAAACATGTCTCGGAAGTGGTGGCTGGACCCAAATGGAAGAACTTGATTAGAAAGATTGGCGCTTACTTGactaacaagaagaagaagaaggattTCCAATACGACTCCTTTAACTATACCCTTAACTTTGATGATGGTATGCATGGTCATGACGAAGATGGTGCTGCTCTAGGATTTTCGTCTAGATTTGCTCCTCCTGCTAATGACAAGGCACTGGCATCTATGTGA
- the LOC141597458 gene encoding uncharacterized protein LOC141597458 produces MGSGNSRLGGSPRKSKVNRSKHRLSSLLCGGASSSTSSSSSSSSLREDCATESLINSTDDCQHLSNDFHTPTHVSVSQSTSSPETSPTTTIHHFVSQNTSHTESSSNSKDEPVLPHQTETETNTDPKTYHHTLDHNITSPCTTQLPLILNSTTNAITNTDHFITNDLPSFLEENPNFESTPIPAVYDPTIASQSPGDQPLQELVTPELGLLVSDTTQARPEESLLHVNVVSVSSNVLPSINNEVTTREARRNSRRMFWDAFSTRSSTRLAEYPALLLTSEDADSTGSRRRWLLDIGDNIFDDEFRSDSLHLDRGSRYTTDRRRNSRSEFWDRLRGAATESRHRASCPLDLHSDGSCTCELDGEASALSSISRIVLLAEALFEVLDEIHHQPNFSLSLSVPAPESVVDSLPLRTYEKPCTNCGEDVDQCYICLAEYEEGEKIRVLPCRHEYHMSCVDKWLKEIHGICPLCRGEIVGKDTASSSDALAT; encoded by the exons ATGGGTTCTGGAAATAGTCGGCTGGGTGGTTCACCTCGAAAATCGAAAGTCAACCGCAGCAAACACCGGCTCTCCTCTCTCTTATGCGGCGGCGCATCCTCCTCtacatcttcatcttcatcttcttcttctctg AGGGAAGACTGTGCAACAGAATCACTGATAAACTCTACAGATGACTGTCAACACTTATCTAATGACTTCCACACCCCCACACATGTTTCCGTCTCCCAATCCACTTCCTCACCAGAGACCAGTCCTACAACAACCATTCACCACTTTGTGTCTCAAAATACCTCTCACACTGAATCATCTAGTAATTCCAAAGACGAACCCGTTCTCCCTCATCAAACTGAAACTGAAACTAATACTGACCCCAAAACTTATCATCATACACTGGATCACAATATCACTTCACCTTGTACAACACAATTACCCCTCATTCTTAACTCAACCACAAATGCAATCACCAATACAGATCATTTCATCACCAATGATTTACCTTCCTTTCTTgaagaaaaccctaattttgagtCTACTCCTATTCCAGCTGTTTATGACCCTACCATAGCTTCTCAATCACCCGGAGATCAACCTCTTCAAGAGTTGGTGACTCCTGAATTAGGTCTGCTTGTGTCAGATACTACCCAAGCACGGCCTGAAGAGAGTTTACTTCATGTTAACGTCGTGAGTGTCTCTTCCAATGTTTTGCCTAGCATTAACAACGAAGTAACCACCCGTGAAGCAAGAAGAAACAGCAGGAGAATGTTCTGGGATGCTTTTTCAACTCGAAGTTCAACAAGGCTTGCTGAATACCCAGCCTTACTTCTTACATCGGAAGATGCTGACTCCACTGGCTCTCGTCGCAGATGGCTCCTCGATATTGGTGATAACATTTTTGATGATGAATTTAGGTCTGATTCTTTGCACCTTGACCGGGGAAGTCGTTATACAACTGACAGGCGCAGAAATTCCAGATCTGAG TTTTGGGATAGACTGCGAGGTGCTGCTACAGAGAGTAGACATCGTGCTTCTTGTCCACTGGATTTGCACTCTGATGGGTCATGTACATGTGAGTTGGACGGAGAGGCTAGTGCACTTTCCAGTATATCTCGAATTGTTTTGCTTGCAGAAGCGCTATTTGAG GTTTTGGATGAAATTCATCACCAGCCAAACTTTTCTTTGTCGCTTTCTGTTCCTGCTCCAGAATCTGTTGTGGACTCACTTCCTCTTCGAACCTACGAAAAGCCTTGTACGAATTGTGGAGAAGATGTGGATCA GTGCTATATTTGTCTGGCGGAGTATGAGGAAGGCGAAAAAATACGAGTGCTTCCGTGTCGACATGAGTATCACATGTCATGCGTCGATAAATGGCTGAAAGAGATACATGG TATATGTCCGCTGTGTCGGGGAGAAATTGTCGGAAAGGATACTGCATCCAGCTCAGATGCCCTTGCCACATAA
- the LOC141597461 gene encoding ATPase 8, plasma membrane-type-like has protein sequence MNSDGDNSLEQIKNENVDLERIPVNEVFELLKCNKEGLTSAEGDKRLQIFGPNKLEEKKECKFLKFLGFMWNPLSWVMEVAAIMAIALANGGGRPPDWQDFVGIVVLLLINSTISFIEENNAGNAAAALMANLAPKTKVLRDGKWGENEASILVPGDIISIKLGDIIPADARLLEGDPLKVDQAALTGESLPVTRNPGDEVFSGSTCKQGEIEAVVIATGVHTFFGKAAHLVDNTNHVGHFQQVLTAIGNFCIISIAVGIVIEIVVMFLIQHRRYREGIDNLLVLLIGGIPIAMPTVLSVTMAIGSHRLSQQGAITKRMTAIEEMAGMDVLCSDKTGTLTLNKLTVDMSLIEVFPKDLDKDALMLLAARASRIENQDAIDTCIVGMLSDPKEARAGIQEMHFLPFNPVEKRTAITYIDSSGDWYRASKGAPEEIIELCELKGEARKKAHNVIDNYAERGLRSLGVARQAVPGKSKESVGDPWEFVGLLPLFDPPRHDSAETIRRALDLGVSVKMITGDQLAIGKETGRRLGMGTNMYPSSTLLGQSKDESIASISVEDLIEQADGFAGVFPEHKYEIVKKLQERKHICGMTGDGVNDAPALKKADIGIAVDDATDAARSASDIVLTEPGLSVIVSAVLTSRAIFQRMKNYTIYAVSITIRIVFGFLLVVLIWQFDFPPFMVLIIAVLNDGTIMTISKDRVKPSPVPDSWKLNEIFVTGIILGSYMAITTVFFFFLAHDTDIFSDLFGVRSIKSNADELTAALYLQVSIISQALIFVTRSRSWSFVERPGILLMVAFLLAQLVATVIAVYAEWDFARVKGIGWGWAGVIWIFSIVTYIPLDILKFAARCSLSEHAWDNTIQNKVAQ, from the exons ATGAATTCTGATGGAGATAACTCACTAGAGCAAATCAAAAATGAAAATGTTGATCTG GAACGAATTCCCGTGAACGAAGTTTTTGAGCTGCTAAAATGCAACAAAGAGGGTTTAACCTCCGCGGAGGGGGATAAGAGGCTTCAAATCTTTGGCCCAAACAAGCTTGAGGAAAAGAAG GAGTGCAAATTTCTCAAATTTTTAGGGTTCATGTGGAATCCTTTATCATGGGTGATGGAGGTAGCTGCAATCATGGCCATTGCTTTAGCTAATGGAGGGGGCAGACCTCCAGATTGGCAAGACTttgttggtattgttgtactCCTTCTTATCAATTCGACCATTAGTTTCATCGAAGAAAACAATGCAGGAAATGCCGCAGCCGCTCTCATGGCTAATCTTGCTCCCAAAACCAAG GTGTTAAGAGATGGAAAATGGGGTGAGAATGAGGCATCTATTCTAGTTCCAGGAGATATAATTAGTATTAAATTGGGAGATATTATCCCTGCTGATGCTCGCCTATTAGAAGGTGATCCCCTCAAAGTGGACCAAGCCGCTCTGACCGGTGAATCCTTACCCGTCACTAGGAATCCTGGTGATGAGGTCTTCTCTGGTTCTACATGTAAGCAAGGTGAAATAGAAGCTGTTGTTATTGCTACTGGTGTCCACACATTTTTTGGCAAGGCTGCCCACTTGGTTGACAACACAAATCATGTCGGCCATTTCCAACAA GTTTTGACTGCTATTGGTAACTTTTGCATTATCTCCATAGCTGTGGGCATTGTGATTGAGATCGTGGTGATGTTTTTAATCCAACACAGAAGGTATAGAGAAGGAATCGATAATCTCTTAGTGCTCCTTATTGGTGGTATACCAATCGCTATGCCGACAGTCTTGTCAGTGACAATGGCTATTGGATCTCATCGACTATCTCAACAAGGAGCTATAACCAAAAGGATGACAGCCATTGAGGAAATGGCTGGTATGGATGTCCTCTGTAGTGACAAAACTGGAACACTTACTCTTAACAAGCTTACTGTTGACATGTCTCTTATTGAGGTCTTTCCTAAGGATTTGGATAAGGATGCACTAATGTTATTGGCTGCACGTGCCTCTAGGATTGAGAACCAAGATGCTATTGATACTTGCATTGTGGGCATGTTGAGTGATCCTAAAGAG GCAAGAGCAGGAATTCAAGAAATGCACTTTTTACCTTTCAATCCCGTAGAAAAACGTACTGCCATCACTTACATCGACTCAAGTGGTGATTGGTATAGGGCTAGCAAAGGTGCTCCTGAAGAG ATAATTGAGCTATGTGAACTTAAGGGCGAAGCAAGGAAGAAGGCTCATAATGTGATTGACAACTATGCTGAACGAGGCCTCAGATCTTTGGGTGTTGCCAGACAG GCCGTGCCAGGAAAAAGTAAAGAGAGTGTAGGAGATCCATGGGAATTTGTTGGTCTATTGCCACTTTTTGACCCTCCAAGACATGATAGTGCCGAGACCATACGTAGAGCACTTGATCTTGGAGTTAGTGTTAAGATGATAACCGGTGATCAACTTGCCATTGGAAAAGAAACTGGACGTAGGCTTGGAATGGGTACGAACATGTACCCTTCTTCCACCCTTCTTGGGCAGAGCAAAGACGAGTCTATTGCTTCAATATCTGTTGAAGACCTCATTGAACAGGCTGATGGTTTTGCTGGAGTCTTCCCAG AACACAAATATGAGATTGTAAAAAAGTTGCAAGAAAGAAAACACATTTGTGGTATGACCGGTGATGGAGTAAATGATGCTCCCGCGCTAAAGAAGGCAGACATTGGTATCGCAGTAGATGATGCCACAGATGCAGCAAGAAGTGCATCAGATATTGTCTTAACAGAGCCAGGTCTAAGTGTGATAGTTAGTGCTGTGTTAACCAGCAGGGCCATTTTTCAAAGGATGAAAAACTACACTATTTATGCTGTATCCATCACTATTCGTATAGTGTTTGGATTTCTTTTGGTTGTTCTTATATGGCAGTTTGACTTTCCCCCCTTCATGGTATTGATAATTGCCGTACTCAATGACGGTACCATTATGACCATATCAAAGGATAGAGTGAAGCCATCTCCTGTGCCTGATTCATGGAAGCTCAATGAGATCTTTGTTACTGGGATCATTCTCGGCTCTTACATGGCCATAACAACTgtgttcttcttcttccttgcaCACGACACCGATATTTTCAGT GACTTGTTTGGTGTAAGATCAATCAAGAGCAATGCAGATGAACTAACGGCAGCATTATACCTACAAGTTAGTATCATAAGTCAGGCACTCATATTTGTGACACGCTCAAGAAGTTGGTCCTTTGTTGAGCGGCCTGGCATACTTCTCATGGTAGCGTTCCTTCTGGCTCAATTGGTAGCCACTGTGATTGCAGTATATGCCGAGTGGGACTTTGCTAGGGTGAAAGGCATAGGTTGGGGATGGGCAGGAGTGATTTGGATATTCAGCATTGTCACTTATATTCCCCTAGATATTCTTAAGTTTGCCGCCCGTTGTTCTTTGAGTGAGCATGCGTGGGATAACACGATCCAGAATAAGGTAGCTCAATAA